One part of the Rutidosis leptorrhynchoides isolate AG116_Rl617_1_P2 chromosome 1, CSIRO_AGI_Rlap_v1, whole genome shotgun sequence genome encodes these proteins:
- the LOC139879715 gene encoding DNA-directed RNA polymerase subunit 10-like protein: MIIPVRCFTCGKVIGNKWDTYLDLLQSDYTEGDALDALGLVRYCCRRMLMTHVDLIEKLLNYNTLEKSDTN; the protein is encoded by the exons ATGATCATTCCGGTCCGTTGCTTCACCTGCGGCAAG GTTATTGGAAACAAATGGGACACGTATCTTGATCTTCTCCAATCTGATTACACCGAAGG AGATGCTCTTGATGCATTGGGGCTTGTTCGATACTGTTGCAGAAGAATGTTGATGACGCACGTTGATCTCATTGAGAAGCTTCTGAACTACAACA CTTTGGAGAAATCCGATACCAATTGA